In Candidatus Edwardsbacteria bacterium, the sequence TGGCTGCCGGCCGCCCCATGAAATCCACGAACACCCCGTCCTGCCCGGCATCCTGATCGATCAATATGGCCACAAATCGGTTCCGGGCCAGGGCTTTCAATATGGCCCGGGGAGCGTCCGGCTTGAATATCACATCGAGATTCTTGGCCCGGCGGATATTGTTCATCATCTGGTCGGTCAGGGGATTATGCTGTTCATAGACCACCACCGAGAGGGGATATCCGTAAGCCGCAATGGATGAAGAACAAAGCTCCCAATTACCGAAATGACTGCTGATAAGCAAGGCCCCTTTGCCGCCTTTGATAGCCTGGTCCAAGTGCTCCTGCCCGATGAATTTCACCTTGTTTTTTATGTCTTCGCCGGACAGTTTGGGAAACCTTAAGAATTCCAGCAGGTTCTTTCCCAAATTACGATACAGGCTCCCGGCGATATTCTTGATCTCACCAGGGGGTTTTTCAGGAAAGGCCTTGGTCAGATTATCCAGCGCCACCATTCGGCGGAGCCTGAAAACATCGAATGTCATATC encodes:
- a CDS encoding lysophospholipid acyltransferase family protein; protein product: MMSTIKLKHRLEYALLASLGLMARTISDKVAAWAGVRLGDMTFDVFRLRRMVALDNLTKAFPEKPPGEIKNIAGSLYRNLGKNLLEFLRFPKLSGEDIKNKVKFIGQEHLDQAIKGGKGALLISSHFGNWELCSSSIAAYGYPLSVVVYEQHNPLTDQMMNNIRRAKNLDVIFKPDAPRAILKALARNRFVAILIDQDAGQDGVFVDFMGRPAATAKGPAVFAIRTGAPLLPGVIVRQDDGGHICYIEPPIYADPANDKEQETLRLTALVTQAMEKYVRKYPDHWYWVHRRWKTQPKQKDHSR